Below is a genomic region from Triticum dicoccoides isolate Atlit2015 ecotype Zavitan chromosome 5A, WEW_v2.0, whole genome shotgun sequence.
GTTACTGTTTGATCATGCTGGGTGGCTGTCTGTGGCGGAGGGGATGGAATGCTGATTCTTTGGGGAGGAATTGATTGAGGCAGTAGGCGCTGATTTGATAACAACAATAGTTCAGTGTGGTGGTTGTATCTGAAGAAGAGGAGCATTTTCCCTTTGATTTGGTGCTTTTTCCTGCGGCCGCGGTCATGGAGCATATTATTGCGAGCAAGTTTAAGCTCGGGAGGAAGATTGGCAGTGGCTCGTTTGGGGAGCTATACCTTGGTATGTTTCATATTAGCTTACGTGCAAAATGGTTGTCATTGCGTTAGTTAACCTGCAAATATCAATGTTTATGTTTTCTATGCGCCTTTTCTTGATTCAGGTATTAATATACAGAATGGAGAGGAAGTGGGTATAAAGTTGGTAAGTGCTAATAAACTTTCTTGTAATTTCATTTGGAGGATCTATAATTTGTAATGCACATATAGCAGCGGCTTTTGCACTTCGACACTTATCCCACCTTCGATGGTTAAAATGCTCGGCTCAAAGTCTCACGTTTCCCTCAATCTGATTTGTATCAGGAACCCGTGAAGTCGAAGCATCCACAACTGCACTATGAATCCAAAGTTTACATGCTGATGCAGGGTGGAAGTAAGTGGGTTGTATCCATATGTTTCATTTACCAATCATGTTTAATTtactcctttgcttcttctttttttcatTATAGGCGGTATCCCACATCTGAAGTGGTATGGTGTCGAGGGAGAGTACAATGTTATGGTGATTGATCTTCTTGGCCCAAGCCTGGAGGACTTATTTAACTCCTGCAACAGGAAATTTACTATGAAAACAACCCTTATGCTTGCTGATCAACTAGTAAGTTTGTTCCTCTACATCCGTTACCCGGTGCTGATCCATGAAGTTATGAAACAAATGCATATGATTGAGTCTGATCACAGTCATCTTTCTATAATCTGGTTTATCAAAGTTCTGTAAGGATTTGGAAAAAAATGGTTATCTTACTTGGTGAAGAAAAATCCAAATTGTTAAACCATAAATTCATGAATTTGGGTAGTGGACATGTGAAATCCACAAACTCCACCGGAGACTAACTTTTATTGGGTCTCAACCCAACTACTATGAGGCTATGCATCAACCGATTTACATCTAGGGCACTTATTTCAGTTTAGATTTCATTGAGAAAATAAGTGTTGGTACTTAGTTGAGATTATTTGAATTGTGCTTGATCTTTGCATGAGGTTTTATACTTCAGTTCGGATTATCTTTGATGATATATTTTTTAGATAACACGGGTGGAATACATGCATTCCAAAGGATTTCTTCACCGTGACATCAAGCCAGACAACTTCCTTATGGGCTTAGGCCGGAAAGCGAATCAGGTTAGCATTGTCAAAAAAGGTTCTTGCTTGACTTGTTTTACAAATAAATTAAATTTAATAGGAGTAGCGAGTTCATTTATATTGTAAACTTTAACAACTACCCAGTTTCTTTATTCATAAATCAACAACACATCAAAACATATGTTTTTAAATCTGTAGGTCTATATAATTGACTATGGGCTTGCTAAGAAATACAAGGACCTCCAGACTCATAAACACATCCCCTACAGGTGAGTACTCATTTATGAAGTTTCTTTCTTGAGATAAATTTGGAAGTTTGATTTGATATAGGTTTTTTTATCTCAAGTATTTCTGATGGTAAATTTCAAATATGTCCCCAGAATATATTGGAAAATTTCCCCATGTTTTTCTTTTATGTACTAGCATATTGGCATATATTTTTTATGTGATGCTTCCTAGTGGTATACCATTGTAACATATCTACAGAGGGTCTGTCTTTTTCCTAGACACAATtgattatattatattatattatggTATATATAGGATCATGAGTCTATGCTTCTTAATTTATTATTATTCAAATATAAAAGACATGATTATGATTAATTTAGCCTCTAAATATTAGTCTATCAAATGTGTCTAGTGCTACATTACATCCAAATATTGCAATGCCTTTTCTTGGACAGTGTATATGTTAGGCTCAAACTTGAATGTGTTCTCTAGTTGTATGCCTCTTTGTGCTAATGTATTCAAACTGTACTTCTTATATATTTATAGTTATTTTTTGTCTGTACAGGGAGAATAAAAATCTGACAGGAACAGCACGCTATGCTAGTGTGAATACTCATCTTGGAATAGGTGAGCACAATAAGCAAATCAAACCTTGCTATCTTTTCCCAAATTATCCTGGAATCAAGGCACTGGATTATTTAGCTATAAAATGAATATCATATGGTGTATTAGTAGCTATGTGGTATAGATATTTTAAAATAAAACAATAAAATACATATGCATGTGCTTGTTTCTTGCAGAACAAAGCAGGAGAGATGATCTAGAGTCTGTTGGTTATCTTCTACTGTATTTTTTGAGAGGAAGGTTAGAACTGGTGATTTAGTACTTTGTTATCTTGCCTATGGTCTGTTCAATAATGTGAGCACTGACTTggcatgctttggtgttattcttagTCTCCCATGGCAGGGTCTTAAAGCTGGCACTAAGAAACAAAAGTATGATAGAATTagtgaaaagaaaatgcttaccccGGCAGAGGTACTGATGTTGCGATCATGAAGTTTGTCATTCTGTTACGGTAACGCCTAGATGTATTGATTCCCTTAAATATAAATTTGTCCAGGTTCTGTGCAAATCTTATCCATCGgagttcatctcatatttccactaTTGCCGTTCCCTGAGATTCGAAGACAGACCAGATTACTCTTACTTGAAGAAACTATTCCGGGATGTATTTGTTCGTGAAGGTATACATTTTTCTTCTTTGGAGGTTTTCTACACTTGTCCATTAATTTATCCACTGGAAACTTTCTATAAGCTGATGTTGAGAAAAGTGGTCTAATTATGGGCTACCTTTGTAGGATATCAATTTGATTATGTATTTGACTGGACCGCACTCAAGTATCCTCATATGAGTTCCAGTAACAAGCTTGTTCGAGTATGTATTATCTTACCTTATCGATTGGTATTATTTTCTTTACATTCTTGTTGAACTATTTATCTTGTCCATATCCAGCAACCGAGTGGAAGATTGGCTGGAGTTGGGCCATCTGTTGAGAGAACAGAAAGACCTTCAGGTTTGCCTTCTTGTTGTTTATCGTATGAAACACTGAGATCAATACCCAGATTAATTCATGTATATTCTGCCAGTAGGACAAGAGATCCGGGATAGATTCACCGGTGCTGTGGAGGCATTTGCCAGAAGAAACTCGAGCTCCGGTCGCCACGGACACGGAGACCATTCGAGGCACAAAAGCACTGCTGATTCATTCAGTTCATCTAGAGAAGCTGTAAGTATTTGCACTCCATTTTGAATTTTTAATTACTCATAACCAAGTGTCAAAGCTCTTCGCTTAGCACCAAAAAACGACGGAAAGGAGGCAAAAGCAACTACTACATTTCTGCTTGAGATCTGGTGGATTTTGTAAGCAAGTAATAGCTTACTTTACCCTATATGCGGTAGCTTGCTGCTGATACGGAGAAAACACACATCTTGTCCCGGACTGGGAGCTCATCGAAGATGGCTGGCACGCAATCCAGCCGGCCAACCTCTTCAGGGGACTGCACCGGTCG
It encodes:
- the LOC119303465 gene encoding casein kinase 1-like protein 10 isoform X1 codes for the protein MEHIIASKFKLGRKIGSGSFGELYLGINIQNGEEVGIKLEPVKSKHPQLHYESKVYMLMQGGSGIPHLKWYGVEGEYNVMVIDLLGPSLEDLFNSCNRKFTMKTTLMLADQLITRVEYMHSKGFLHRDIKPDNFLMGLGRKANQVYIIDYGLAKKYKDLQTHKHIPYRENKNLTGTARYASVNTHLGIEQSRRDDLESVGYLLLYFLRGSLPWQGLKAGTKKQKYDRISEKKMLTPAEVLCKSYPSEFISYFHYCRSLRFEDRPDYSYLKKLFRDVFVREGYQFDYVFDWTALKYPHMSSSNKLVRQPSGRLAGVGPSVERTERPSVGQEIRDRFTGAVEAFARRNSSSGRHGHGDHSRHKSTADSFSSSREALAADTEKTHILSRTGSSSKMAGTQSSRPTSSGDCTGRLFSGSGGSSSRLSSSTVQRLHQSGGSGAENGSSSPIPVARNAPGRSSRRDSHSAFRSFERLSISADRRK
- the LOC119303465 gene encoding casein kinase 1-like isoform X2, whose translation is MEHIIASKFKLGRKIGSGSFGELYLGINIQNGEEVGIKLEPVKSKHPQLHYESKVYMLMQGGSGIPHLKWYGVEGEYNVMVIDLLGPSLEDLFNSCNRKFTMKTTLMLADQLITRVEYMHSKGFLHRDIKPDNFLMGLGRKANQVYIIDYGLAKKYKDLQTHKHIPYRENKNLTGTARYASVNTHLGIEQSRRDDLESVGYLLLYFLRGSLPWQGLKAGTKKQKYDRISEKKMLTPAEVLCKSYPSEFISYFHYCRSLRFEDRPDYSYLKKLFRDVFVREGYQFDYVFDWTALKYPHMSSSNKLVRQPSGRLAGVGPSVERTERPSGQEIRDRFTGAVEAFARRNSSSGRHGHGDHSRHKSTADSFSSSREALAADTEKTHILSRTGSSSKMAGTQSSRPTSSGDCTGRLFSGSGGSSSRLSSSTVQRLHQSGGSGAENGSSSPIPVARNAPGRSSRRDSHSAFRSFERLSISADRRK